In Primulina eburnea isolate SZY01 chromosome 14, ASM2296580v1, whole genome shotgun sequence, the following proteins share a genomic window:
- the LOC140811152 gene encoding uncharacterized protein: protein MSFFSWNARGLGNQRAFRELKRLVAEKSPTLLSICETKILGYKCKKWKDVLGFNGSFSVDCKGKSGGLMLLWKPPFNVIIHSYSLGHIDCSIQHDEKHWRFTGFYGNPDTSRRHFSWDLLRRLNCMSEFSHLPWLVGGDFMRCVLTVKKLGDLHGVGDFFTWVNRRSTDDLIFARLDRFVATFEWRLLYPTSQAYSLESFHSGHRPILIDLRGSQKQPTSKPHLFQFEPHWLRETDCKDVVERGWCKSDISLSLPVRLLRCKESLRVWAGKRFRNLPRQIRLNRHQLNALKTHSTWHNSVHHIRVLEDEVEHLAYKEEVYWKQRSRVNWLAHGDRNSKYFHARASKRRSTNHIKGLVSSHGDWCIEQNGMAEIIDQYFRNLLSTNNPSADARRLVLDCVLPKIDEQLNATLCGLSQLLKYERRSLTCTQTKPQAQMGCRFSFFRNFGM from the exons ATGAGTTTTTTTTCTTGGAATGCTCGAGGGCTTGGGAACCAACGAGCATTCCGCGAACTTAAGCGACTTGTCGCGGAGAAGAGCCCAACCCTCCTTTCCATTTGTGAGACTAAAATTTTGGGTTACAAATGCAAAAAGTGGAAGGATGTTTTGGGATTCAACGGTTCTTTCAGTGTAGATTGCAAAGGCAAAAGTGGAGGACTAATGTTGCTGTGGAAGCCTCCTTTTAATGTTATCATTCACTCTTACTCTCTAGGCCATATTGACTGCTCTATACAACATGATGAGAAGCACTGGAGGTTTACTGGTTTTTACGGTAACCCTGACACTAGCCGCAGGCATTTCTCCTGGGATTTGCTTCGTCGCTTAAACTGCATGAGCGAGTTTAGCCATCTTCCGTGGTTAGTTGGGGGTGATTTTATGAGATGTGTTTTGACCGTGAAAAAGCTGGGG GATCTTCATGGAGTGGGTGATTTTTTTACATGGGTTAATCGTCGCTCTACGGATGATCTTATATTTGCACGTCTTGACAGGTTTGTTGCCACGTTTGAATGGAGGCTTCTCTACCCAACCTCTCAAGCTTACTCGTTGGAATCTTTTCATTCTGGTCATAGGCCTATTCTGATTGATCTCAGGGGATCTCAGAAACAACCCACTAGTAAGCCTCACTTGTTTCAGTTCGAACCTCACTGGCTTAGAGAAACAGACTGTAAAGATGTGGTGGAACGGGGCTGGTGCAAGTCGGATATCTCTCTCTCATTACCGGTCCGCCTCTTGAGATGTAAGGAATCATTACGGGTGTGGGCTGGCAAGCGCTTCAGGAATCTCCCTCGGCAGATCAGATTAAATCGTCATCAGCTTAATGCTCTGAAAACGCATAGCACATGGCATAACTCAGTTCATCATATTCGTGTTCTTGAGGATGAGGTCGAACATCTCGCATATAAAGAAGAGGTATATTGGAAACAGCGCAGTCGAGTTAATTGGCTAGCACATGGAGATCGCAATTCCAAGTACTTCCATGCCCGAGCCTCGAAACGCCGATCAACGAATCACATCAAGGGTTTGGTTTCATCGCATGGTGACTGGTGCATTGAGCAAAATGGTATGGCTGAAATTATTGATCAATATTTTCGTAATCTACTCTCGACAAATAATCCCTCAGCGGATGCAAGGAGGCTTGTTCTAGATTGCGTGTTGCCAAAAATTGATGAACAACTTAATGCGACTTTATGTGGCCTTTCTCAGCTCTTGAAGTACGAAAGGCGCTCTTTGACATGCACCCAGACAAAGCCCCAGGCCCAGATGGGATGTCGGTTTTCTTTTTTCAGAAATTTTGGGATGTGA